One genomic region from Peromyscus eremicus chromosome 20, PerEre_H2_v1, whole genome shotgun sequence encodes:
- the Mgat3 gene encoding beta-1,4-mannosyl-glycoprotein 4-beta-N-acetylglucosaminyltransferase: MRRYKLFLMFCMAGLCLISFLHFFKTLSYVTFPRELASLSPNLVSSFFWNNAPVTPQASPEPGGADLLRTPLYSHSPLLQPLSPSKATEELHRVDFFLSEDTTEYFVRTKAGGVCFKPGTKMLEKPSSGRTEEKPEVAEGSSARGPARRPMRHVLNARERPGSRGTRRKWVECVCLPGWHGPSCGVPTVVQYSNLPTKERLVPREVPRRVINAININHEFDLLDVRFHELGDVVDAFVVCESNFTAYGEPRPLKFREMLTNGTFEYIRHKVLYVFLDHFPPGGRQDGWIADDYLRTFLTQDGVSRLRNLRPDDVFIIDDADEIPARDGVLFLKLYDGWTEPFAFHMRKSLYGFFWKQPGTLEVVSGCTVDMLQAVYGLDGIRLRRRQYYTMPNFRQYENRTGHILVQWSLGSPLHFAGWHCSWCFTPEGIYFKLVSAQNGDFPRWGDYEDKRDLNYIRSLIRTGGWFDGTQQEYPPADPSEHMYAPKYLLKNYDQFRYLLDNPYREPKSTVEGGRRNLGSEGRSPAARGKLDAVEG; encoded by the coding sequence ATGAGACGCTACAAGCTCTTTCTCATGTTCTGTATGGCCGGCCTGTGCCTCATCTCCTTCCTCCACTTCTTTAAGACCTTGTCCTATGTCACCTTCCCCAGAGAACTGGCCTCCCTCAGCCCTAACCTGGTATCCAGCTTCTTCTGGAACAATGCCCCTGTCACTCCCCAGGCCAGTCCGGAGCCGGGTGGCGCCGACCTGTTGCGGACCCCACTCTACTCCCACTCCCCCTTGCTCCAGCCACTGTCCCCCAGCAAGGCCACCGAGGAACTGCACCGAGTGGACTTCTTCTTGTCGGAGGACACCACTGAATATTTTGTGCGCACCAAAGCCGGTGGTGTCTGCTTCAAACCAGGTACCAAGATGCTGGAGAAACCTTCTTCAGGGCGCACGGAAGAGAAGCCTGAGGTGGCTGAGGGCTCCTCGGCCCGCGGCCCTGCTCGGAGGCCCATGCGGCACGTGTTGAATGCGCGGGAGCGGCCGGGTAGCCGGGGCACTAGGCGCAAGTGGGttgagtgtgtgtgcctgccagGCTGGCACGGGCCCAGCTGTGGGGTGCCCACGGTGGTGCAGTATTCCAACCTGCCCACCAAGGAGCGCCTGGTACCCAGGGAGGTGCCCAGGCGGGTTATCAATGCCATCAACATCAACCACGAGTTTGACCTCCTGGATGTGCGTTTCCACGAGCTGGGCGATGTGGTGGACGCCTTCGTGGTGTGCGAGTCCAACTTCACCGCCTACGGGGAGCCGCGGCCGCTCAAGTTCCGAGAGATGCTGACCAACGGCACCTTCGAGTACATCCGCCACAAGGTGCTCTACGTCTTTCTGGACCACTTCCCACCCGGTGGCCGGCAGGACGGCTGGATCGCAGACGACTACCTGCGCACCTTCCTCACCCAGGATGGTGTCTCCCGCTTGCGCAACCTGCGGCCAGATGATGTCTTCATCATCGACGACGCAGACGAGATCCCGGCGCGTGATGGTGTGCTATTTCTCAAGCTCTACGACGGCTGGACCGAGCCCTTTGCTTTCCACATGCGCAAGTCCCTGTACGGCTTCTTCTGGAAGCAACCGGGCACGCTGGAGGTGGTGTCGGGCTGCACTGTGGACATGTTGCAGGCCGTGTATGGACTGGATGGCATCCGCCTGCGCCGTCGCCAGTACTACACCATGCCCAACTTCCGACAGTATGAGAACCGCACAGGCCACATCCTAGTGCAGTGGTCCCTTGGCAGTCCCCTGCACTTTGCGGGCTGGCATTGCTCCTGGTGCTTCACGCCTGAGGGCATCTATTTCAAGCTTGTGTCGGCTCAGAATGGCGACTTCCCACGCTGGGGAGACTATGAGGACAAGAGGGACCTCAATTACATCCGCAGCTTGATTCGCACCGGGGGCTGGTTCGACGGCACACAGCAGGAGTACCCTCCCGCAGACCCCAGCGAGCACATGTATGCTCCCAAATACCTGCTCAAGAACTATGACCAGTTCCGCTACCTGCTGGACAACCCATACCGGGAGCCAAAGAGCACTGTGGAGGGTGGGCGCCGGAACCTGGGCTCCGAGGGAAGGTCACCTGCTGCCAGGGGCAAGTTGGATGCAGTGGAGGGCTAG